One Natrinema longum genomic window, CACGGGATCCCGATCGAGCAACCGGCTCGAACCCGTCCGTCGCCCGGCGCTCGATCCCGGTAACAGCGCTTTACCGACGGTTTCGATCTCGCTCGAGCGATTACGGTGGCCGGAACGGACACGGCGCTTTTGGGATCGCGAACCCTACGTTCGATGGCATGAGTGACCCGAACGGCGACGATCGTCGGACGAACGACGAGTCCGAACCGGGAGTCGATACCGGGACCGACGCTCCCGACGGCCCGCCCAACCGACGGGAAGAAGCGTCCGCCGATATCGACTCCGGCACCGGCGTCGGGGACCGGACCGAGACGGGGAGCGACCCGCGCCACGACTCCACCCAGGTCGCAAACGAGGAGCGCCGGCGCGGCACGTCGATCCTGAGCCTCCTCGTCGCCGTGTTCGGCGCGTGGATCGCCCTCTCGGTGCTGGTCTTCGACGCCGGGGCCGCGTCGCTGTGGAACAACGTCCTGGTCGGCCTCGTCGTCGTCGTCGCCGCCGGCTACAACTACTACCGGGTGAAAAACGACGTCCCGCTCAGCGCCGGCATCGCCTCGCTGCTCGCTCTCGTCGGGGTCTGGGTGATCGTCTCAGCCGCACTGCTCGGGATGACCGGCGGGCTGTTCTGGAGTACGCTCGCCACCGGGCTCTTGATCGCCGGACTGGCGGGGTACAACGCCTACGAGGCCCGCGAAGCCCGAACCGTCGCGACCGAATCCGGACCGGGTGCTTAGAACCCGTACTCGGTCTCGAGGCGCTGGACGCGGTGTTCGGCGGCGTGGTGACCCATCGCGACGACGGAAAAGCCGACCATGATGATGGCGAAGGTAATCGAGACCGCCGGCGAGACGCCGTTGACGTAACTATTGCATACCTGGCCGAGCGCCAGCGAGAGCGGGGCCAGCGTCAGCAGCGCGCTCTTGGCGGGGGTGGCCCGAAACAGTTCGACGAACGAGAGTGAGTGGCGACCGGACATAGGGAAAGCGTCGGTTACGCTCACTTCGGGGGAGCCAACGTATTCCTTTTGATTCGCGTGGCTCGAATCGGCTGTTGGAAGACCGAACAGTCCACGTCCGGTTCCGTTCGGTGCAATCGATACGTTCATTCTGCCGGCAGTCCAACCCTCGTGTATGCGGATTCGCGAGTGGCAGGATATACTCGAAGACGTCACCGAACGGACCGTCGATCCGGAGGACTGGCGTGCAGTCGCCGGCGACCGTGCCGGCGGCGTCGGCGAAGACATGTATCTCGCGCATCCTCGGGCCGGCGTCTTCTTCCTGAAGACGTACGCGAAGAACCCCTTCGAGGTTCGCGGCGTCGGCACGCACGTCGCCCGCAACCTCGACGACGAGATCGGCTCGTTCATGCCCGAACGCGATTCCGGCGGGCGCTTTGCGGTCCAGTCGCCCCCCGAGGACGAGGAGCAGGCCGAGACGGTCGGGAAGCGCCTCGAGACCGTCCTCGAGACCCACGCGGACGCACCGACCCGCCCACAGGACCTCTTCGACGACGTGATGGACGCCCTCGAGAGCCCCGCCTTCGGGCCGATGGAGTACGACCAGTACGACCGGCCCGACGAACTCGAGGAACTCGCCGAGCGATTCGAGGAGGCCGACGACCTGCTGAACGCGGAACTCGAGGACCTGATCGAGACCGACGAGGTCGATCGAGGCTTCATGTGAGCGGGGTCCGACTCGGCAGGTCGCCAGCGACGCCCGACCGCCCTCGTCGCCTGCGTCTGCGTCCGATGACTCTTTGAGAGCGGGCTTCGACGGTAAAGCCATGCCACCGAGCGCAAGCGCCGAGGCCGTCGTCCGCGACTACTACGACGCACTCCGCGATGGCGACCCGCTTTCCCCCTACTTTTCGGACGCCGACTCGACCGTCAAGTTCGGCATCAGCGAGTCCCTGTTCGGCGGTGACGACGTCGCCGCGGCCCTCGAGACACAGACCGAGACGACCGACGAGTGGGTCGTCGAGAGCGGCCACCTCGTCGTCACCGAACGCGACGGGTTCGCGACGGTCGCCGACGAGGTGGTGATGGCCTGGACGGAGACGACGACCGGCGAACGCTACCGGTTCGACAGCCGCTGGAGCGCCACGGTAGTCGAACGCGATCCGGACGACTCGAGCGAGACCGACTGGGCCTTTATCACGATGCACGTCAGCGCACCACACGACCTATGAGCCGAGGTCGCGGTTCGGGACGTGGCCCCCCACGCTCGAGCGGAGTGACTGACGGGGCCGGTCAACTCAAGGCCGTCTTCGTCCTGTTGGTCGGACTCTCAGGCGGCTCGATCGCCCTCCAGAGCGGCGCTTCCCCGCCAGTCATCGGGGCGGCGATACTCGGTGGCGTCGCCGCCGGGAGCGCGTTGCTCTGGTATCTGCTCTGGATTACGACCGAGTGACCGCGAGTCTGAACTGGCTCCCGGGTTTGTGGCCTACGGCGACAAACGCTGACGATCACGCGAAACTCGTTTCGCTCGCTCTCAACGTCTTCGTCTACGACTCAGACGTTGCCGATCAGCCAAGACTCCTTGCAGTCGTCTTGCTTGCTCCCAGAGTTCGCCCTACGGGCTCAGCCGCTGCCGGTCTCGCGGGAAGAGGACCGCTTCTCGGATGTTGTCCAGTCCGAGGATCGTCATGATGAGGCGTTCGCCGCCGAGCCCGAAGCCGGCGTGGGGCGGCATGCCGTACTTGAACATCTTCGTGTAGTATTCGAACTGATCGGGATCGAGCCCCTGCTGTTCGAAGCCCTCGATGAGCTTCTCGTGGCGGTGTTCGCGCTGGCCGCCCGAGACCAGTTCCATGCGCGGATGCATCAGGTCGAAGCCGGTCGACAGCTGCGGATCGTCGTCGTGATCCTTGATGTA contains:
- a CDS encoding SPW repeat domain-containing protein codes for the protein MSDPNGDDRRTNDESEPGVDTGTDAPDGPPNRREEASADIDSGTGVGDRTETGSDPRHDSTQVANEERRRGTSILSLLVAVFGAWIALSVLVFDAGAASLWNNVLVGLVVVVAAGYNYYRVKNDVPLSAGIASLLALVGVWVIVSAALLGMTGGLFWSTLATGLLIAGLAGYNAYEAREARTVATESGPGA
- a CDS encoding nuclear transport factor 2 family protein, translating into MPPSASAEAVVRDYYDALRDGDPLSPYFSDADSTVKFGISESLFGGDDVAAALETQTETTDEWVVESGHLVVTERDGFATVADEVVMAWTETTTGERYRFDSRWSATVVERDPDDSSETDWAFITMHVSAPHDL